The following coding sequences are from one Epinephelus fuscoguttatus linkage group LG5, E.fuscoguttatus.final_Chr_v1 window:
- the lrrc51 gene encoding leucine rich repeat containing 51: MYGAPVDLSFKQISSLADAWTEEPSTVLRPLKRNSQMKYLSCSLRLNNNNITHIHDLHKTVNHFLAEPSQLAWLDLSFNKISHIDQVLCELHELRVLYLHGNNIFILSEVDRLGVLPHLHTVTLHGNVIETNKAYRNRVISALPQLKTMDFSAVTRQERVMAKIWQSSNNRRSCKETLQ; encoded by the exons ATGTATGGAGCTCCGGTGGATTTATCTTTCAAACAAATCAGCAGTTTGGCAG ACGCATGGACAGAGGAACCCAGCACCGTTCTGCGGCCTTTAAAAAGAAACTCACAGATGAAGTACCTAAGCTGCTCCCTGCGTCTCAATAACAACAACATCACTCACATTCATGACCTCCACAAGACTGTTAACCACTTCCTGGCTGAGCCATCGCAGCTCGCCTGGCTGGACCTTTCCTTCAACAAAATCTCACACATAGATCAA GTTTTGTGCGAGCTACATGAACTGCGTGTGTTATATCTGCACGGCAacaacatttttattctgtcaGAGGTGGACAGGCTGGGCGTGCTACCACATCTACACACCGTCACTCTACATGGAAATGTCATAGAAACCAACAAGGCCTACAG GAATCGTGTGATTTCTGCTCTGCCTCAGCTAAAGACGATGGACTTCAGTGCTGTGACACGCCAGGAGCGAGTCATGGCGAAGATTTGGCAAAGCAGCAACAACCGCAGAAGCTGCAAGGAGACTCTCCAGTGA